A region of Streptomyces sp. TG1A-60 DNA encodes the following proteins:
- a CDS encoding glycosyltransferase — translation MRITAPRTHGGTPASPHTTSVAVLMELLRNDASGGHVKCWERFAEAAARRADEGAGLDLTVYVLGHHEHVEELSPHVRFVAVRPVLSTAAIMPAVGGVDITDLVPHHPRLAGLLPRHDVWHLTHTFAFASTAVRLARRADPASRPGLVASLHTDVPALASVYTRQAMDRVPGLSRLSGGPAAGLPYLVGELARRRRDRLLRRCDRVLASSPEACEEIGAITGPDRVSLLRRGVDHERFRSDPAARRELARVHGIPADTPLVLFVGRADASKRLPLLAEAVLRLRHRGHRAHLVVVGSGAATGLVTRLLGPDVTHLGPQPQEWLARVYAGCDVFALPSHTETVGNVVAEAMACGLPVVLPECAATTQWLAAPGGDGLLVRDDTQEGWTRALEDLLARPEARRAMGRQAARTARTRHPTWTRVLEEDLLPVWQEAAGTVERAGALRS, via the coding sequence ATGCGTATCACTGCACCGCGCACGCACGGCGGCACTCCCGCGTCCCCGCACACCACGTCCGTCGCGGTACTGATGGAACTGCTCAGGAACGACGCGTCCGGTGGGCATGTGAAGTGCTGGGAGCGGTTCGCCGAGGCGGCGGCCCGGCGCGCGGACGAGGGAGCCGGCCTCGACCTGACCGTCTATGTGCTCGGGCATCACGAACACGTCGAGGAACTCTCGCCCCATGTGCGGTTCGTCGCCGTTCGGCCGGTGCTGAGCACGGCCGCGATCATGCCCGCGGTGGGCGGCGTGGACATCACCGACCTCGTACCCCACCACCCCCGCCTCGCCGGGCTACTGCCCCGGCACGATGTCTGGCACCTCACCCACACCTTCGCGTTCGCGTCGACCGCCGTCCGGCTCGCCCGCCGTGCCGACCCGGCGTCCCGCCCGGGTCTCGTGGCCTCGCTGCACACGGACGTCCCGGCACTCGCCTCCGTCTACACCCGTCAGGCGATGGACAGGGTGCCCGGCCTGTCCCGGCTGTCCGGCGGCCCCGCGGCCGGGTTGCCGTACCTGGTCGGGGAACTCGCCCGGCGCCGGCGCGACCGGCTGCTGCGTCGCTGCGACCGGGTGCTCGCGTCGTCGCCCGAGGCATGCGAGGAGATCGGTGCGATCACCGGCCCCGATCGTGTGTCCCTGCTGCGCCGCGGTGTCGATCACGAGCGGTTCCGGTCCGATCCGGCGGCCCGCCGCGAGCTGGCCCGTGTCCACGGGATCCCAGCGGACACGCCGCTCGTGCTGTTCGTAGGCCGGGCGGATGCCTCCAAACGCCTCCCGCTCCTCGCGGAGGCCGTCCTGCGCCTCAGGCACCGGGGCCACCGCGCGCATCTGGTGGTCGTTGGCTCCGGTGCCGCCACCGGCCTCGTCACCCGACTGCTGGGTCCCGACGTGACACACCTCGGGCCGCAGCCGCAGGAGTGGCTGGCACGGGTGTACGCCGGCTGCGACGTCTTCGCGCTGCCGTCGCACACGGAGACCGTCGGGAATGTCGTCGCCGAGGCGATGGCCTGCGGTCTGCCCGTGGTCCTGCCGGAGTGCGCCGCGACGACACAGTGGCTGGCCGCCCCCGGAGGCGACGGCCTCCTGGTGCGGGACGACACCCAGGAGGGCTGGACCCGGGCGCTGGAGGACCTGCTCGCCCGGCCGGAGGCACGGCGGGCGATGGGACGGCAGGCGGCCCGGACCGCGCGGACCAGGCATCCCACGTGGACGCGAGTGCTGGAGGAGGATCTCCTGCCCGTGTGGCAGGAGGCCGCCGGGACGGTCGAGAGAGCAGGCGCACTCCGTTCCTGA
- a CDS encoding DMT family transporter → MTVAVLASLAAGVCFAVAGVLQQRSASTRPAEEALSWRLLWHLLRQPMWLSGIGLAVVAYGFQSLALAFGPLSLVQPLIICELVFAIPLSARLHRVRLGVREWSGTLAVAAGLAAALATARPTGGDPATARLGPWLLALGAVAAVVVCALVARAYVAGVGRASFTALAAGTVMGFQSVLLAATVARMPRGFVAVLSAWQTYLLVIASIGGLLLIQSAFREGPLAASVTVIDTAEPVVAVAVGATLFGETLHVGWPLTALTVTGVAATVVGILCLDTSPAITALHQRDTRRQESAAGHGTGGRSSPRGEPPHGAGR, encoded by the coding sequence ATGACCGTCGCCGTTCTCGCCTCCCTCGCCGCGGGTGTCTGCTTCGCGGTGGCCGGTGTGCTCCAGCAGCGCTCGGCGAGCACCCGGCCGGCCGAGGAGGCGTTGTCCTGGCGGCTGCTGTGGCACCTGCTGCGGCAGCCGATGTGGCTGTCCGGCATCGGGCTGGCCGTTGTGGCGTACGGGTTTCAGTCCCTGGCGCTGGCGTTCGGTCCGCTCAGCCTGGTGCAGCCGTTGATCATCTGCGAGCTCGTCTTCGCCATCCCGCTGTCGGCCCGCCTGCACCGGGTGCGGCTGGGGGTGCGCGAGTGGAGCGGCACACTGGCGGTGGCAGCCGGCCTGGCCGCCGCTTTGGCCACGGCCCGGCCCACTGGCGGGGATCCGGCGACGGCGCGCCTCGGTCCCTGGCTCCTCGCGCTGGGAGCGGTCGCCGCCGTGGTGGTCTGCGCCCTGGTCGCGCGCGCGTATGTCGCGGGGGTGGGGCGAGCGTCCTTCACGGCCCTGGCCGCAGGTACGGTGATGGGGTTCCAGTCAGTGCTGCTCGCCGCCACCGTGGCCCGGATGCCACGTGGTTTCGTCGCCGTTCTCTCGGCCTGGCAGACATACCTCCTCGTCATCGCGAGCATCGGCGGACTGCTGTTGATCCAGAGCGCGTTCCGGGAGGGGCCGCTCGCCGCCTCGGTGACGGTGATCGACACCGCCGAGCCGGTCGTCGCCGTGGCAGTGGGGGCCACGTTGTTCGGCGAGACGTTGCACGTGGGATGGCCGCTCACGGCGCTCACGGTCACCGGTGTGGCCGCGACCGTCGTCGGCATTCTCTGCCTGGACACGTCACCGGCGATCACGGCACTGCACCAGCGGGACACACGGCGGCAGGAATCCGCAGCGGGGCACGGAACGGGCGGGCGGTCGTCGCCCCGGGGCGAGCCGCCCCATGGTGCCGGGCGGTGA
- the hpnR gene encoding hopanoid C-3 methylase HpnR: MRLLLVHPSSLMYSEIFLRLEPLGLERVAGAARDAGHEVRIVDLQVTGTKELAREFTSFRPDALGVSLNYLANIPEAIGLAHAAKRAAPDCFVFFGGHSVSFVAEDVLAQAAGAVDAVIRGEGEPAVVPLLEAVRDGGLEGVPGIVTPTGRGPEPRMLHGIDSPAPARDLTRHRRRYFIGELDPCASIEFTRGCPWDCSFCSAWTFYGRSYRKASPEAAGAEMASIREPNVFIVDDVAFIRPEHGHAIAAELERRRIRKHYYLETRSDVLLRNEEVFQRWARLGLKYMFLGMEAIDAEGLDLYRKRVSPDDNFRALEVARRLGLSVAINLIVDPAWDEERFRVVREFALAVPEIVHLTVMTPYPGTEIWHTESRRLTTRDYRLFDIQHAVVPTTLPLDVFYRELVKTQSVINRKHLGLRTAAGALRVLGGNLARGQTNFARMLWKFNRVYNPARQLADHRRPVRYELPLPRHLDVGDRRKLYVHTRPAGRRDAGRAE, encoded by the coding sequence ATGCGCCTGCTTCTCGTCCATCCCAGCTCCCTGATGTACTCGGAGATCTTCCTGCGTCTGGAGCCGCTCGGCCTGGAGCGGGTGGCCGGCGCTGCCCGCGACGCGGGCCACGAGGTGAGGATCGTGGACCTGCAGGTGACCGGCACCAAGGAACTGGCCCGCGAGTTCACCTCCTTCCGCCCCGACGCCCTCGGCGTCTCCCTGAACTACCTGGCCAACATCCCCGAGGCGATCGGCCTCGCCCACGCGGCCAAGCGCGCCGCCCCGGACTGCTTCGTCTTCTTCGGCGGGCACAGCGTGTCCTTCGTGGCGGAGGACGTGCTCGCACAGGCCGCGGGGGCCGTGGACGCGGTGATCCGCGGCGAAGGGGAACCGGCCGTGGTTCCGCTGCTGGAAGCGGTGCGTGACGGAGGGCTGGAGGGCGTGCCGGGAATCGTCACTCCGACGGGCCGTGGCCCCGAACCGCGGATGCTGCACGGCATCGACAGCCCCGCGCCGGCGCGCGACCTGACGCGGCACCGGCGCAGGTACTTCATCGGGGAACTGGATCCCTGCGCGTCGATCGAGTTCACCCGAGGTTGCCCGTGGGACTGCTCCTTCTGCTCCGCCTGGACCTTCTACGGCCGCAGCTACCGCAAAGCCTCCCCCGAGGCGGCCGGCGCGGAGATGGCGAGCATCCGGGAACCGAACGTGTTCATCGTCGACGACGTCGCCTTCATCCGGCCCGAGCACGGGCACGCCATCGCCGCCGAGCTGGAACGCCGCAGGATCCGCAAGCACTACTACCTGGAGACCCGCAGCGACGTCCTGCTGCGTAACGAGGAGGTCTTCCAGCGCTGGGCCCGACTCGGCCTGAAGTACATGTTCCTCGGCATGGAGGCCATCGACGCCGAGGGACTGGACCTGTACCGCAAACGGGTCAGCCCCGACGACAACTTCCGCGCCCTGGAAGTGGCACGCCGGCTCGGCCTCAGCGTGGCGATCAACCTCATCGTGGACCCGGCGTGGGACGAGGAACGCTTCCGTGTCGTCCGTGAGTTCGCGCTCGCCGTCCCGGAGATCGTGCACCTGACGGTGATGACGCCCTACCCCGGAACGGAGATCTGGCACACCGAGTCCCGCAGGCTCACCACCCGCGACTACCGGCTGTTCGACATCCAGCACGCCGTGGTGCCCACCACCTTGCCGCTGGACGTCTTCTACCGCGAACTGGTGAAGACCCAGTCGGTCATCAACCGCAAGCACCTCGGCCTGCGGACCGCGGCGGGCGCCCTACGCGTCCTGGGCGGCAACCTCGCCCGCGGACAGACCAACTTCGCCCGCATGCTGTGGAAATTCAACCGTGTCTACAACCCCGCACGGCAGTTGGCCGACCACCGCCGCCCGGTGCGCTACGAGCTCCCGCTCCCGCGGCATCTGGACGTCGGTGACCGCCGCAAGCTGTACGTCCACACCCGGCCGGCCGGCCGACGCGACGCCGGACGGGCAGAATAG
- a CDS encoding SDR family NAD(P)-dependent oxidoreductase, translated as MQESARRGASGVALVTGASSGIGAAIARRFAAGGWQLLLSGRDRRRLEETAAGTSAVVLPIDLAAADGPRLLASSALDVAGQIDVLVAAAGIGWSGPFVTMPHAAIDGMLTVNLDATLHLVREVLPSMVAAGQGRVVLIGSVAGTVGVRDEAVYSAAKGAVAVFAEALRQELRGTGVRVTHVVPGAVDTAFFERRGTPYRRARPRPVPAGRVADAVWDGLEHGRDDVYVPSWLHLPGRVRGVAPALYRRLLGRFG; from the coding sequence ATGCAGGAGTCAGCGCGACGGGGCGCCTCGGGCGTGGCACTGGTGACGGGGGCGTCCTCGGGCATCGGCGCTGCGATCGCGAGACGGTTCGCCGCGGGCGGGTGGCAGCTTCTCCTCAGCGGGCGGGACCGGCGTCGCCTGGAGGAGACGGCCGCCGGTACGTCGGCCGTCGTCCTGCCCATCGATCTCGCCGCCGCGGACGGTCCTCGCCTGCTGGCCTCGTCCGCGCTCGATGTGGCTGGGCAGATCGACGTGCTCGTCGCCGCGGCCGGGATCGGCTGGTCCGGGCCCTTCGTCACCATGCCGCACGCGGCCATCGACGGGATGCTGACCGTGAACCTTGACGCCACGCTCCACCTCGTGCGGGAGGTACTGCCCTCCATGGTGGCGGCCGGACAGGGACGCGTCGTGCTCATCGGATCCGTCGCGGGAACGGTCGGCGTGCGCGACGAGGCGGTGTACTCGGCCGCCAAGGGAGCGGTGGCCGTGTTCGCCGAGGCACTGCGGCAGGAGCTGCGGGGCACCGGAGTCCGTGTGACGCACGTCGTACCGGGGGCGGTGGACACGGCATTCTTCGAACGGCGGGGCACACCGTACCGCCGGGCCCGGCCGCGCCCGGTTCCCGCCGGTCGGGTCGCCGACGCGGTCTGGGACGGCCTTGAGCACGGACGTGACGACGTCTACGTGCCCTCCTGGCTGCATCTGCCGGGCC